A stretch of DNA from Cellulomonas xiejunii:
TTCACACGGGACACGTGAGGTCGTTCGTCTTCGACATCGCTGACCTCTACAAGGCCGAGCACGCCATCCCATGCGCCTTCGAGACGGCAGCGGCCGGCTACGCCGACATCGGCGCCGAGACCCGACGCGCCATGCGAGAACGGTTCCGCGACGGCCGGCTGCTAGAACGGTGCAGCCACGACATCCACCGCCTCCTCGGCCCAGAGACCGCCCACGGGGTCGACGACGACGTCGAACCGCAGGTCGTGCGCCTCTGGGACGGCGGGACCAAGACGGTCGCAGGTGGCACGTCCTGGGACGGCGAGGTCGACTGGTGATCGTCCTCGTCCTCACCGCCTGCCCCGACGGGCTGCGCGGCCACCTCACCCGCTGGCTCCTGGAGGTCTCCGCCGGCGTCTTCGTCGGCCACGCCACGAACCGCGTGCGCGACGAGCTCTGGGACCGCACGGTGGAGCTCGTCGGGCGGGGGCGCGCCCTGATGGTCGTCACGGCGCCCACCGAGCAGCGGTTCGAGATCCGCAGCCACGGACACCACTGGACACCCGAGGACATGGAAGGGCTCACGCTCATGCGCCGTGCACCGCCCGCCACCGGCAAGGATGATGGACGCGGACACGGATGGAGCAATGCCGCGCGTCGACGGCGGCGATAGGTGCTGCGAAAGTGAAGTCAGTGAGTGCTGCTTCATGGTGAGTGCGCTAGTCAGGAAGAGTCCGCTCCCCGCGTGCGGGGATGAGCCGTCGGACAGTTGTTCACCCGATGCAGTGACTGCGTCCGCTCCCCGCGTGCGGGGATGAGCCCATCAGGTACAGGCCAGCAGCGAAAGCCACGTAGTCCGCTCCCCGCGTGCGGGGATGAGCCCCCAGCCGGTCCCAGCCGGGTGGGCGAAAGGTTGTCCGCTCCCCGCGTGCGGGGATGAGCCGGTCCGCCGCGCACTGGCCCGCGTCCTGCGGCCGTCCGCTCCCCGCGTGCGGGGATGAGCCCGCCACGACCGGCGTCGAGGTGCCCGACTCCCGGTCCGCTCCCCGCGTGCGGGGATGAGCCCACCACGGACACCGCCTCGCCTGCCGAGACGCTGTCCGCTCCCCGCGTGCGGGGATGAGCCCGCATCGAAGAACGCGCCGACGTCGATCACACCGTCCGCTCCCCGCGTGCGGGGATGAGCCCACCGCGAGGCCGGCCCCTGCGCCGGTCACCCAGTCCGCTCCCCGCGTGCGGGGATGAGCCCGTGGTCCGCTGTCCGAGGCGGCCGGGCTCGTGGTCCGCTCCCCGCGTGCGGGGATGAGCCCGGCGGCGCCCGGTGACCGGCCGCCACGTGGCAGTCCGCTCCCCGCGTGCGGGGATGAGCCGGACTTGACGTCGTCAACGATGCTGATCTTGATGTCCGCTCCCCGCGTGCGGGGATGAGCCGGCACCCCCATGCCCGGAGCGCTCGACCCCAACGTCCGCTCCCCGCGTGCGGGGATGAGCCCGGGCTGATCAGCGGCGCCGGCAGTCTGCTGAGGTCCGCTCCCCGCGTGCGGGGATGAGCCCCGCCTGGCGGACGAGCTCGGGCTGATCCCGTCGTCCGCTCCCCGCGTGCGGGGATGAGCCGTCGACCGCGGCACTCTCGCCGGCGGCCTCGACGTCCGCTCCCCGCGTGCGGGGATGAGCCGTCCGACGACGGCGCCACGGCCGTCTACACCGGGTCCGCTCCCCGCGTGCGGGGATGAGCCCACGCTCAAGCGTCACCACGTCGCGCCGGTGGAGTCCGCTCCCCGCGTGCGGGGATGAGCCGGTGCCGCCGACCAGGCCCACGCCCCAGCGGACGTCCGCTCCCCGCGTGCGGGGATGAGCCCAGACCGTGCTGTCTCTGGCCGGCGACGGTAACGTCCGCTCCCCGCGTGCGGGGATGAGCCCGCGGCCGGCGCTTTCAACGCGAGCGTGACGCAGTCCGCTCCCCGCGTGCGGGGATGAGCCCACGCTGGGGTACTCGGCGCCCGTGTTCGTGCGGTCCGCTCCCCGCGTGCGGGGATGAGCCCAGGCCGAGGGCACCGCCGAGCCCGGCCGTGTTGTCCGCTCCCCGCGTGCGGGGATGAGCCCACCTCAGCACCTCCGCCACCTTTCCGCCACGGGTCCGCTCCCCGCGTGCGGGGATGAGCCCTCGAACGACAGCGGCACCGAGACGACGTGTCGGTCCGCTCCCCGCGTGCGGGGATGAGCCCCCCTCACAGGGCCTAGTCCCGAATGTCCGGTTGTCCGCTCCCCGCGTGCGGGGATGAGCCCGTGGCGCGTTCGGCGTCCGTCCACGACACGAGGTCCGCTCCCCGCGTGCGGGGATGAGCCGTCGCCGG
This window harbors:
- the cas2e gene encoding type I-E CRISPR-associated endoribonuclease Cas2e, with the protein product MIVLVLTACPDGLRGHLTRWLLEVSAGVFVGHATNRVRDELWDRTVELVGRGRALMVVTAPTEQRFEIRSHGHHWTPEDMEGLTLMRRAPPATGKDDGRGHGWSNAARRRRR